From the genome of Fimbriimonadia bacterium:
GAACTGGCCGACGGACAGTCCCGGCGGGTCCAAACCGAAAGCCGGGGCCGACATCGAGCACTACGTGCCGTACATGAAGAAGCACCTCGACGAACTGATGACACGCTATCCCATTGAGCTGCTATGGTTCGATGGGCAGTGGGAAGCGCCTTGGACCCCCGATCGCGCCGCAGATCTGCTGGCGTACTGCATGGCGAAGAACCCGAAACTAGTGATCAACAACCGGGTCGGCCCGGCCCAACCGGGCACCGAGCCTGGGTATCTCGGTGACTACCTGACTCCCGAGCAGCATATCGGATCCTACGATACGGTCCGCCCCTGGGAAACGTGCATGACGCTCGGCGAGCAGTGGAGCTACCGGTCGGGTGACAAGTACAAGTCAGAGGACCGGCTCATCGAAATACTGTCACAGGTAGTATGCGGTGACGGCAACTTCCTAATCAACGTTGGGCCAACACCCGATGGCACGATTCCCGAAGAGCAGCAACGACTGCTGCGAGCGATGGGAGCGTGGCTAAAGGTGTACGGCGAGGCAGTGTATGGAACACGAGGAGGCCCAGTGCCGCCTGGTGACTTCGGCGGTACCACACACACCAACGACGCCATCTACGTGCACGTTCGGCGAGCAGGGCGTACCGTCTTGAACCTACCCATTGCAGCGCCCGGGCCAGGTGCGGTATGGCTGCACTCTGGAGAAAGGGCGTACTGGGTAGAGCGCGAGGGTGGCATCCGCCTCTCCATCCCCGACCTTCGTGACGGCCCTGCAGTGTGTATAGCGAAGTTGCCTCTGCCGGCTGCTAAGTAATGTGAGTGGTTTGCCCACGTCCGGCGCCACCGGCACGCATTATGGGGGTCATGCCCCGGCGCGGGTTTTGGGCTCACAGTTTGTATTCCGGGAACTGTTGTAGCGGGGCCAGCGAGGTGTTTGGACGATGGCCAGAGGTCGCAAACCGTTGTTCGTGGGCCGCCGGCCCGGATTGTCATGTAAAGTTAGCAAAAGGCTCGCCACGCTCTTAGCTTTCGGCCAAAGGTGTTCTCGCTGCATCCGAACACCGGTTACCTAACGTCCTCGGACCAAACACGCTCCGAGCAGGGGGATTCACTCACCCTAGGCTACTGCCGCACGTTGCGGCGTTGCCAAGCGGCGTGCAGGTCCAGATGCAATTGGTTCCGCCCGCCGTAGTGTGCGGCCCAGCCCCCGACCGGCGGCACGCTCTCGCCGGAGCTCCACTCGTCTCGCGGAAAGCTGTCCTCGTAAAAGGCGTCCAAGATGAACTCCTCTTTGGACACGCTGGTGCCGAGCCGGTGTGCCACCTGTTCGGGCCGACGGGCACGGGCGTATCGGGCGCGCTCCGGGTTCTTCTCCGCCAGCTTGTCCGAGATGTAGTTCGCCCATCCTTTGTCGGGGCGTTCCACTCCCCGCTCCAACCAGGGCGCGCTGAACCACACCCTCCAATCGCCCGGCTCCTTCACGACGGGCA
Proteins encoded in this window:
- a CDS encoding type II secretion system protein, encoding MRRPHGFTLIELLVVIAIIALLASILFPVFSRARSQAHRSACLNNLMQMGKALILYADSYDGKLVWVPDEWLQLTPPTPTTSLPDKAYCRLGWAMWLLHPYAKSNHIYACPAVPVVKEPGDWRVWFSAPWLERGVERPDKGWANYISDKLAEKNPERARYARARRPEQVAHRLGTSVSKEEFILDAFYEDSFPRDEWSSGESVPPVGGWAAHYGGRNQLHLDLHAAWQRRNVRQ
- a CDS encoding alpha-L-fucosidase, with product FIHWGPSSLSGQEIGWSRGAGVPIEDYDRLYERFNPVAFDADSWMRLAKEAGCRYVVPVSKHHDGFCMWPSDTTEYDIASTPFRRDVIGELAAACRKHGLHFSAYYSILDWWHPNWPTDSPGGSKPKAGADIEHYVPYMKKHLDELMTRYPIELLWFDGQWEAPWTPDRAADLLAYCMAKNPKLVINNRVGPAQPGTEPGYLGDYLTPEQHIGSYDTVRPWETCMTLGEQWSYRSGDKYKSEDRLIEILSQVVCGDGNFLINVGPTPDGTIPEEQQRLLRAMGAWLKVYGEAVYGTRGGPVPPGDFGGTTHTNDAIYVHVRRAGRTVLNLPIAAPGPGAVWLHSGERAYWVEREGGIRLSIPDLRDGPAVCIAKLPLPAAK